One genomic window of Oncorhynchus clarkii lewisi isolate Uvic-CL-2024 chromosome 5, UVic_Ocla_1.0, whole genome shotgun sequence includes the following:
- the LOC139409636 gene encoding FK506-binding protein 15: MFCGYQEGDFLLPKGGAKLASLFDLDQAASQGNESFQFRAPKQPKKTPTALSPSPQKPAPTPSVLLATAVHAFRFVNGQYTKQGKVGAAILGNHPTREYMILLYGSQQKPITTAKIHLGFIFTVQPGNYGTFYDDLRHNWSLMFESEKAGVDFCKELCVARWNSETTVDTLLTQDLLLGEGQAVDYGDTVEVAFTGWLLQNHNIGQMFDSNVGKDKLLRVKLGTGKAIKGLEDGMLGMQKTGRRLHIVPPTLGYGSKGIPNHVPSSSTLVYNVEIRRVKFAKDSGSERQSGGLTTNSTSPSVDSLGFGMSPQSQPPSSIPAEPRGKPLNVKSNSINEQLMLSDTAKAKLISHMAKMGQPMLPFPTGAISAQPDHSDSKTEDPSESHPSHHCLFPQPAQMSAASPVHAVPEVVVPTAAQQPVFMETVVPQAVDCAPSDVPSLLMTEVRQHNTEIGQAVGKMADKINLLVSKVDELQKHGGGNSLGLSSVSMETAMILHNIQRITQENLFLKKEVLEKSTRVEEQNWKIRELLEQNQRCMEQSGLLLEQRKDVLKTSNQQDQTSLLEAEQDKSHMHTHLSPSPHLSPSQPHLTEYLAASSTLVSKLQLESSSLQRSVSDLQTQLSQVLQDRDSHCTQFSSLERLVEGLRKGEGRVQAQWHTEKLKRKEMQLTITNTEEELQDLRAGKGNLDKMLSERKRRWQCEHQRLSEEARRSSQKETDHLRARRGEVDQGKQVVLDVDGQQGGYEKELHSHELAEITQQRDILARTLSELQEQYMAAQSRAETTRKQLEMLLVEQEKRHAQQPNQDAMAEQVKRVMNGVFHSLRGEFGLHQSYQGSDVLGVMLSTIKSVTLDLLTDHNPEEEEKVEEEEKWTKAVE; encoded by the exons AGCAAAGCTAGCCTCTCTCTTTGATCTGGATCAGGCTGCCAGTCAGGGCAACGAGTCCTTCCAGTTCAGAGCCCCCAAACAGCCGAAGAAAACCCCCACCGCTCTGA GCCCATCTCCTCAAAAGCCTGCACCAACTCCTTCTGTCCTTTTGGCTACTGCTGTTCATGCATTCCGCTT TGTGAATGGCCAGTACACAAAACAGGGGAAGGTGGGAGCTGCTATCCTGGGAAATCATCCAACCAGAGAG TACATGATCCTGCTTTATGGCAGCCAACAGAAACCAATCACAACTGCCAAGATCCATCTAGGATTCATCTTCACA GTTCAGCCAGGTAACTATGGAACATTCTACGATGACCTGAGGCACAACTGGTCCCTGATGTTTGAGTCTGAGAAAGCTGGAGTGGACTTTTGCAAAGAG CTGTGTGTGGCCAGATGGAACAGTGAGACCACTGTAGATACACTACTGACCCAGGACCTGCTGTTAGGAGAGGGACAGGCAGTGGACTATGGTGACACGGTAGAGGTGGCCTTCACAGGCTGGCTTCTACAGAACCACAACATCGGACAG ATGTTTGACTCCAACGTGGGCAAAGACAAGCTGCTGAGAGTGAAACTTGGCACCGGCAAAGCCATTAAG ggaTTGGAGGACGGGATGTTAGGGATGCAGAAAACTGGGCGTCGCCTCCATATTGTGCCCCCCACCCTAGGCTATGGGTCAAAGGGCATCCCCAACCACGTCCCCTCCTCCAGCACACTGGTCTACAATGTGGAGATCCGCCgg GTGAAGTTTGCTAAGGACAGTGGGTCGGAGCGACAGAGTGGGGGATTAACCACCAACTCTACCTCCCCAAGTGTGGACAGTCTGGGCTTTGGAATGTCCCCTCAGTCTCAGCCCCCCAGCTCTATCCCAGCAGAGCCCAG GGGAAAGCCTCTGAATGTGAAATCCAATTCAATAAATGAGCAACTGATG CTGTCGGATACAGCCAAAGCCAAGTTGATCTCTCATATGGCCAAGATGGGTCAGCCCATGCTGCCCTTCCCAACAGGAGCCATCTCCGCTCAGCCAGACCACAGTGACTCCAAGACAGAG GACCCAAGTGAATCTCACCCTTCACATCACTGTCTGTTCCCCCAGCCCGCCCAGATGTCAGCTGCATCCCCTGTCCATGCAG TGCCTGAGGTCGTTGTGCCAACTGCTGCCCAGCAACCAGTGTTTATGGAGACAGTGGTCCCACAGGCTGTGGACTGTG CACCTAGTGATGTCCCTTCCTTGTTGATGACAGAGGTGCGACAGCACAACACTGAGATCGGACAGGCTGTGGGGAAAATGGCAGATAAAATCAATCTGTTGGTCTCCAAG GTGGATGAGCTCcagaagcatggtggcggcaacTCTCTGGGTCTGTCCTCGGTGTCCATGGAAACAGCCATGATCCTGCACAACATCCAGAGAATCACCCAG GAGAACTTGTTTCTAAAGAAGGAGGTTCTGGAGAAGAGCACCCGAGTGGAGGAGCAGAACTGGAAGATCAGAGAACTCCTCGAGCAGAACCAGAG gtgtATGGAGCAGAGTGGTTTACTGTTGGAACAGAGGAAAGACGTGCTGAAGACCAGCAACCAACAGGACCAGACCAGCCTGCTGGAGGCAGAGCAGGACAAG TCtcatatgcacacacacttaagtccctccccccacctctctccatctcagccGCACCTGACAGAGTACCTAGCCGCCTCCTCCACCCTGGTCTCCAAGCTTCAGCTGGAGTCGTCCTCTCTGCAGCGCTCTGTCTCTGACCTGCAGACCCAGCTCAGCCAAGTCCTGCAAGACAGGGACAGCCACTGTACTCAGTTCAGCTCATTAGAGAGACTAGTAGAAG ggctaaggaagggggaggggagggtgcaGGCCCAGTGGCATACAGAGAAACTGAAACGTAAAGAGATGCAGCTGACAATCACCAACACGGAGGAGGAGCTACAGGACCTGAGGGCTGGGAAAGGCAACCTGGAcaag ATGCTgtcggagaggaagaggaggtggcaGTGTGAGCATCAGCGTCTGTCTGAGGAGGCGAGGAGAAGCAGCCAGAAGGAAACTGACCACTTGAGGGCCAGGAGAGGAGAAGTAGATCAGGGGAAACag GTGGTTCTGGATGTGGACGGGCAGCAGGGTGGGTATGAGAAGGAACTACATAGCCATGAGCTAGCAGAAATCACACAGCAGAGAGACATTCTGGCCAGGACACTGTCAGAACTACAGGAACAG TATATGGCAGCACAGAGCAGGGCAGAAACCACCAGGAAGCAGCTAGAAATGCTATTGGttgagcaggagaagaggcatgCCCAGCAGCCCAATCAAGATGCAATGGCAGAACAG GTGAAGAGAGTGATGAATGGAGTGTTCCATTCTCTGAGAGGGGAGTTCGGCCTGCACCAGTCATACCAAGGAAGTGATGTCCTAGGAGTCATGCTTAGCACCATCAAG AGTGTCACCCTGGATCTGCTAACAGACCACAATCCAGAGGAAGAAGAaaaggtagaagaggaggagaaatggaCAAAAGCTGTGGAGTAA